The Natronoarchaeum philippinense genome includes the window CGATCCAATCGCTCAGTGAGGGCCAGATGGAGGCCGCTCGGTCGGTCGGACTGACGCGGCGGCAGGCGATCCGTCACGTCGTGTTTCCACAGGCGGTGCGGCGCTCGATCCCCGGCTTCCAGAACGAGTTCACGATCGTGCTCAAAGACACCAGCGTCGCGATCGCGATCGGACTGGCCGAGCTGTTGACCCGCGCCGAGAACCTCTATCTCCAGCCCGGACAGGGCACCGCTGTGATGGAAGTTATCCTCGCAATTAGCGCGGTCTACTTCGTGCTCACGTTCACGACGAATCGGGCACTCGACTACGTAGAACGGCGCTATGCCGTCCCCGGAGGAACGAAATGAGTCTGTTACGCGTCGACCACGTCGACAAATCGTACGGCGAAGAGCGAGTACTGCGCGACGTTAGCTTCGAGATGGAGCGCCAAGACGTCGAAGTGATCGTCGGCCCGAGCGGCTCGGGCAAGTCGACGATGCTGCGGTGTGTCAACCGGCTCACCGAGATCGACGACGGGGAGATCTACCTCGACGGCGAGGAGATCCACGACCTCGACCAGAACGATCTTCGGCGTCGCGTCGGCATGGTGTTTCAGGACTTCAACCTGTTCGCCCACCGCACCGCGCGGGGCAACATCACGCTCGGGCTCGAAGAAGTGCTGGGCAAGTCCCACGAGGAGGCCACCCGAGTCGCGGAAGACTACCTCGAACGGGTCGGACTGGCCGATCAGGCCGACTCGTACCCGGCCGAGTTGTCGGGTGGCCAGCAACAGCGCGTCGGCATCGCCCGCGCGCTCGCCATGGAACCGGAGCTGCTCCTGTTCGACGAGCCGACGAGCGCGCTCGACCCCGAACTGATCGGCGAGGTGCTCGACGTGATGCACGATCTGGCCGAGGAAGGGATGACGATGCTGTGTGTCACCCACGAGATGGACTTCGCCCGCTCGGTCGCTTCGACGCTGACCGTCCTCGACGACGGCCAGATCGTCGAACGCGGCCCGCCCGAACAGCTGTTCGAGAACCCCGAACACGAACGCACGCGGGCGTTCCTCGGCGACCTCACCGACGTACGATGACAGCCACAGAGGAGTCGTCCACGGCGCCGGAGGAAGCCCGCGGATCGACGGTCGGCGAGCTTCCTGGCCGGCGTCGACTGATCGTCGGTGGCGTCGGCGTCGCCTTCTGGGCGTGGCTGTTGACTCGCTGGGCGTACCACAACTCGTGGGTGGACCGGCTGTTCACGGCAATCGGACTGCCGGACTTGATCCGGTCGGAGGTGCCCGTCCGCCTGCGCGAACCGTGGATTCCTGCCGGGCCGTTCGAGACAGCCGGCGCAGCTGTCGGAGAGTTCGCGGCGTCGCTCGGCCCCGCGAGCTTCCTGATCGAGTGGCTCGCGTGGCTGCTCAACGTTGCGGGCTTCGCCACGACGATGGCGCCGCAACTGGCCGCCGGTGCGTTCATCACTGCGTACCTGACGATCCTGTCGATGCTGTTCGGACTGGTGATCGCCGTCCCGCTGTCGGTCGCGCGGATCTACGGCGGATTCATCCTCAGGAGCCTTTCGCTCGTCTACACGGAGCTGATCCGGGGGACGCCGCTGCTCGCGCAGCTGTTTTTGCTCTACTTCGGCCTCGGGCTGGCAAACGATATCAGCGAAATCGGGATCGTCGGCAACGGCGCCGTTCCGCGGGCCGCGATCTTCGTCGCCATCATCGGGTTTACGATCAACTCCTCGGCCTACCAGTCCGAGTACATCCGGTCGGCGCTGCAGTCTGTCGACGACGGCCAGATGACCGCGGCCCGGTCGGTCGGGCTCTCGAAGCTCCAGAGCATCCGCCACGTTATCCTGCCACAGGGGCTTCGCTTTGCGATCCCCGGCTGGACCAACGAGTTCGTCTACCTGATCAAGTACTCCTCGCTGGCCGCGTTCATCACGGTGCCCGAACTGTTCCGCCGCGCGCAGGACATCGGCTCCGATACGTTCCGCTTTACCGACGCCTACGTGATCGTTGCAGTGTTCTATCTCGCGTTGGTGCTGACGACCGCGCTGGCGATGAACAAGGTCGAATCGGTCGTCGCGGTTCCGGGCGTCGGCCAGTCGACCGATCGGGAGTGATCGGTTCGGCGACGCCGTTCCTGCGTGGCCGTTCCGCCGCGCCGTGACGCCGCTGGACAACGCTCGCGCACCAAATCGTACCGTCAACGCTCGCGCGGCCGAAAGGTCCGCAGCGTGTCTCGTTTGGTTGGCTCGGCAGAAATCTGCTCGAAGCCGAGGTCGCCGAACACGGAGTCCCAGTCCCGGTAGTACAGCGGCAGCTCCTCGCGGACGTAGTTCACGTCGGGGTCGCCCTCCCGATGGTCGCCCTCGTTTTCGACGGTGAGGATCCGGTCCGACGCGATTCGGGCCACCTCGGCGAAGGCGTCGGTCGCGTCGGGATGGACGTGTTGGAGCGTTTCGACGGAGAAGACGGCGGCGAACTGATCGGTGTCGAACTCCTCGACGACCTCCTCGATGGCGCCGACGTGGAAGGTCCCGGCGTCGGCGAGGTCGGGGTAGGTTTCGGCCATCACGTCGAAGGCGTCCTCGTTGATGTCGAGGCCGTGGAGGGACTCGAAGCCGTGGTCGTGGAGGTGCGCGAGATGTCGGCCGGCGCTACAGCCGAGTTCGAGAATCGGGTCGCTCGGCGCGACGACGCCGTCGAGCGCGGCGCGGATCGCCTCGCTCGTCTCGTCCGGGCCGCGGTGGGCGTAGTAGTCGGGCGAGTACTCCCCGCTGCGCTCGGCCCAGAAGCGACGATTGTCAGAAGGATCCACTACCGTCACGAGCGCGCCGAGGTGTATAGGTGCTCGGATGTCGACGTCACGGCGGGCCACGTTCGGCCGAGATCTGGTGGGCCCGAGCGCTGGCGTCCGCCCGAGAACGAACGGCTTTTCCTGTACTCTCGGAAACGGGGTGTATGGAACGGTTACAGCAGTCGCTCCACGAAGCGCCGATCGTCGACAAAGGCGATTACGAGTATCTGGTCCACCCGATCAGCAACGGCGTCCCGATGCTCGACCCCGAACTGCTCCGTGAGGTCGTCGTCGGCGTCATGCAGGCCGCGGATCTGGAGGGCGTCGACAAGATCGTCGCGCCGGAGGCGATGGGTATTCACATCGCAACCGCGCTCTCCCTGCAGACCGACATCCCGCTGGTGGTCATCCGTAAGCGCAAGTACGGCCTCGACGGCGAGGTTGCGCTCCACCAGACGACCGGCTACTCCGAGTCAGAGATGTACATCAACGACGTGGAAGAGGGCGACCGCGTGCTGATCGTCGACGACCTGCTCTCGACCGGCGGGACGCTGGCGGCCGTCACGGGCGCGCTCGACGACATCGGCGCCGAGATCGCGGACATCGTCGTCGTGATCCGCAAGGTCGGCGGCTCCGCGCTCGACGACACTGACTACGAGGCGACCAGCCTCGTCGACATCACCGTCGAGGACGGCGAGGTTACGATCCACTGAGACGAGCCAGCGCCCCAGAGTAGAGGACGATATTTCTCGGACGACGATGTCGACGCGAAGCCGACGCTGAACCCGACGGCGTGCGTTCAAAACTCGAAGCGGGCGTCGCGTTACCACCCCACTATCCACGAGCGTGTATATTCTATCCCATCGACGGCGAGATATGCGCTCGAACACGAAACTATTATTGAACCCGCCCCGCAGGTTGGGAGCAAGATGGCGACAGAGACAGACGGGGAGATCGAGCTCGAATACGAACTCGACGAGCGGCCGCCGTTGCCCAAGTCGATCCTGCTGGGACTGCAACACGTCGCAGTGATGATCGTCCCGGCGACGGCGGTGGCGTACATCGTCGGCGGCGCGGTCGGCGGCGTCGACGTGGCCTACATCGTTCAGATGGTGCTCCTGTTCTCGGGGCTGGCGACGGTCGTGCAGGCGTACACCGCCGGTCCGGTTGGGGCCAAGCTCCCGATCGTGATGGGAACGAGTTTCACGTTCGTCGGCGCAGCGACGACGATCGGCGTCGACTACGGCCTCGGCGCCGTGCTCGGCGCGATTCTGGTGACCGGATTCACCGTCGAAGGACTGATCGGCTGGCAGTTCAAGCGCATCAAGCCGTTCTTCCCGCCGCTGGTGACGGGACTTGTCGTCGTCATCATCGGCCTGTATCTGATCCCCGTAGCGATCGACTACGCCGCCGGCGGCGTCGGTGCCAGTGACTACGGCGCACCCTACAACCTCGGCCTCGCCGCGCTCGTGCTCGGCGTCGCACTCGTTCTCAACCTGTTCGCCGACGGCGTCGCGCGGCTCCTGAGCATTCTCGCTGGAATCACCGTCGGCTACGGCACTGCCGTCGCGCTGGGGTACGTCGACTTCAGCGCGGTATCCGCGGCCGCGTGGGTCGCGCTTCCCCAACCCGGGAAGTTCAGCCTCTCTTTCGAGCCGGTTCCGATCGTCACGTTCGCGTTCCTGTTTCTGGTCTCCGCGATGGAGACCGTCGGCGACATGTCGAGTGTCACCGCCGCTGAGGGGCGCAACCCGACCGACGATGAGTTCCGCGGAGGCCTGTTCACCGACGGTCTCCTGAGCTCGCTCGGCTCGATGTTCGGCGCTTTCCCCGTCACGTCGTTCTCGCAGAACGCCGGCATCATCAACTTCACCGGCGTGATGAGCCGCCACGTCGTCGGGATCGCAGGTGGCATGCTGGTCGTGCTGGGCCTCAGCCCGAAGGTCGGCGCCGCGGTCACGACGATCCCACAGGCGGTCTTCGGCGGCGCCGTGCTGCTGATGGCCGGGATGGTCGCCGCCAGCGGCTTCCGGCTGATCATGCTCCACACCGATCTCGATCGACGGAACATGGTCATCGTCGCCGCCTCGCTCGGACTCGGCCTCGGCGTGACGACCCGTCCCGAGGCGCTTGCGGAACTGCCCGGCGCGGCTGAGACGTTCTTCAGCGAACCGGTAATCATGACCGCGCTGACGGCGTTGGTGCTCAACACGATCGTTCCCGGCGAGAACAGCCCGCTGTTCGACGCCGACTCCGAAGACCAGTCCGCCGGGACGCCGACGGTCGAGACGCCGACAGACGACTGACGCCGCGTCTCACACTCAACTCCGCAGGACACGGTCGCTTTTTCTCTCCGTCACTCGACTGCGAGAACTGTCGCCGCTCAGTTCGTACCGTCGACCGACACCGTCCGGAGGTCGGACTCTAACTCCTCGACGTGGTCGTTGTACGCCGCGACGAATCCAGAAAAGGCCGGGGCGTACTCGCGGATGTCGGCGGCCGATGGCGGCTCGTACTGCGAGAGGACGTAGACGCCGCCAGAGCCGCCAGCGCGTAGGTACGAGGTGCCGTCTTGATCCCACTTGAGTTCCCAGCGCGTCCCCTCGATCCGGGTCGCAAAGGTGCCGTAGTCTCCGCCCTCGTAGCGCTGTAGCTCGCCGGCGATCACGTCGCAGATCTCGCGGATGCGCCCGAGCACGCGGTCGCGCTGGGCGACGACGCCGTCGGTCGGCTCGACGCTGGGAAAGTCGGTCGACACGTCGTCGAGGACGCCGTCGAGCGAGTCGACGTGTGCGTTGAACGCGGCGACGAAGGCCTCGTAGTCGGCCAGCGCCGTCGCCAGCGGCTCGGGCTCTGGGGGTTGTTTCGTCGAGACGACGTACGTCTCCGAGCCAGAGTTGGGGTCGAAGCGGAGGTACTCTAGGTCGCCGGCCTCGTACTTGACTGTCCACTCCCCGCGCTCGGTGGTGAATGTCTGTTGTCCGTAGTCGCCGCCCTGCAACCGGGCGAGTTGATAGGCGACGCGTCCGGCGTGGTCGGTCACTGCGGCGACGACCTCGTCGCGTTGTTCGGCCACCGCATCGGCGTCGGCAACGTCTACGTCTGGCCAGTCAGTCACGTGCGGACGGACGCTCCCGGACGGTTTAATCAGTACGACTCGTCGGCCGTGCAAAAGTGGCGGTCTGTCTCAGTACTCGTCGTAGTTCCGCGGGGAGTAGTCGGCGCATTGGTCGCCGTCGACGGTCGAATTGCTGCAGTCGAAGTCGCTGCCGACGAACGCGTGCCCGCCGACGGTGCTCGAATCGAGGTCGACGTTGCCACTGGCGGCTATATCGTCCTCGACGACGCCGTTGGACGCGGCGATCTGGTTGTCGGCGACGAGCGCCCCTTCGACGGTGGCTTTCGAGAGATCGACGTTGGCTCCCGAGACCGCGGCGCTAACCGTCGATCCCGCATCGATATCTACGTCACCGTCGGCGTCGATCGAACCGTCGACGCTCGTGTTCGAGACATCGACGCCCTTGCTGGCGTCGACCGAGCCGTAGATGTTCGCATTGTCGAAATCGATATCGCCGCCGTCGATATCACCGAGCACTGTCCCGCCCTGTTTGACCGTGATCGTGCCGCTCGTCTCGACATCGCACGCGACCGTGATACCGTCGATAGTGAGATCGCCGCCGGCTCTGGACTCGACCCACGCGCAGCCCTCGTCGGGCGATGCGGGGACGGGATCGGCGTCGAACGACGCCAGAACGTGGCTCTCGTCCCCGTCCTCGGCGAACCAGACGATAGCGACGTTCTCGTCGACGGGATAGACGCTGACGGAGTCGTCTGCACTCAGTTCCACAGTGGCGAGCGCCTCGGGGTTGGCGACACCGCGGACGACGAGGCGTCCGTCGCGCTCGCCGAGCGTGTCGCCGCCCTGATGGACAATGACGTGAGCGGGGCCGTCGCCCTCCGTCTGCAGATCGAGTGTGGCCTGCGGTGCGGGTCCGGATTGGTCGGTGAGCCCACCCACCATGAACATGGTGACCGCCGCCAGCGTGACGACGATAGCGATGAGGAGTCCGACGCCGATCACGGGCGAGAGCGCACGCTTGCGCCCGGCCGCTCGAAGACGGATGACCTCGCGCATGGCCGGTCCATATGGACTCACATCGGTTGTACCTTTCCCGAGCGGTCGTGACGGACAACAACAGGCTCCGCAGACACAGATATCACTACGCGACCGACACGCTGGGGAAGACGCTAGTCAGAAATTCGCTTAGTCGATGTGACCTTCGCGGCGGAGCTGGTCGGCGTCTTGGCTGGTGTAGCGCCACTCGATGTTGGCCTTCTCGTCCTGCCAGTCCCACGGTTCGACGACCACGATGTCGTCTTGCTCGATCCACGTACGGTACTTCATACGGCCGGGGATCCGGCCCATTCGCTCTTTGCCGTCCTCACAGCGAACGCGCACGTGGTTGCCGCCGTTGTGTTCGGTTACGACCGCAAACAGCTCGTCGTCGTTGGGCATTCGGAGGTTCCGACGCCCGCTTTCTTCACTCACAACCTAACTAGGGGCTTCGCAGGTTTAAGTCATTGGTACGAGACGATACCACACCGCAGACGCGTATCGGATGGTTTTCGACAGGGGTCCGTATCATGCCAGCGTACACGGACGGAGAGGCCGCGTGAGGGGGAGACCGTCAGTCGTCGTTCCAGACGAACCGCGACTGAAGGTAGCCGTTCAGCGGCAACAGGGCGAGCCAGCACAGGATTCCCAGCCGAGGATCGAACAGCCCGATCGGAATCGAGATCACAAACACGAGCGGCGAGACCGCAAACCGTGCAACTCGCACGCGGACGGCGTGCGATCTTATTCCCTCGGCGAACAGTTCCTGCCGGGACGCGTAGACCCAAACAGCCACGAGCGTCGCACCGGCGACCGTCTGAGACGCCGCGTAGAAGATAACGCCGAACTCGTTCGGAAAGGCGGTTAGAACCGACGTGGGATAGGGCAGAAACGAGACCGCGAGCAAAAATAGCAAGTTGAGCCACAGCAGCCGCCTATCGTGACGCCGGATGTGGACGAACGTGTTCCGGTGTAACACCCAGTAGAGACCGATAACGAGAAAGCTCAGGACGTACGCGAACACGTCGATCCCCTGCTCGCGGACGAACGAGCCGAGAAGTTCCGCCGATCCTCCGCCGCCGGCCTCCGGAAGCGGGATGTCGAGCACCAGCAGCGTGATCGCAATGGCGAAGACGCCGTCGCTGAGCGCAACGAGCCGGTCGGTTTCGTCAGTGGCGGCCATCACGTCGACTGTCCACGGCGACGTAAAAATAGGATTGACCCGCTCTGCGTTAGTTCGTCGTTACGACTTCGAGCACGTCCCGGTCGTCGAGTTCGTAGCCCGCGCCGCGCTGGCGGTTCGACCGGCAGTCGATGGCGTGCAGAAAGCCCTCGCCGATGTCCGAGTGGAGGCTGTACGCGAAGTCCTCGGCGGTCGAGTTCGGCGGGAGTAGATAGCAGTCGGGAAGCACCTCGCCCCGCTCGTTGCCCAGTCCGTTCGCGCCCCCGGGGAACACCGGCGTGACGCCGAGCACGTCGAACAGCGCGGCCTCTAGGGCGTCTTGGACGCCGGTCGAGCCGTACTCGTCGACGAACTCGCGGATCTGTTCGAGGCCGGCTTCTTGCTCCTCGGAGATGTCGCCGACGATCTCGAACTCGCCGTCGCCGGGACGGTAGTCGACGACGCCGCCCTCGTCAGCGGACTTGAGCGCCTTCTCGGCGTGAGCGCTGGCGGGGACGAACGTGAGATGGTCGTACTCGGGATCGTCGGTGATCTCGTCCCAGTTGTCCTGTGCTTCGGGCATGTCCATCTTATTGGCCGCGATCACCAGCGGCTTGGTCTCCTTGCGGATCTCCCGGGCGAGATCGATCTTGTCCTCGTCGTCCCACGCGTCGGGGTCGAAGCCGACATCGGTCCGGCGGATCAGCCGCTTGATCTCGTCTTCGATGATGCGGAACGCGCTCATCTGCTCGGCGAGTTCCTCCTCGATGTCGTCGTCTTCGGTGACGTGGCCGCTCCGGTAGCGCTCGATGCCTTTGTCGAGCACGTCGAGGTACCACTGGTCGAGTTCGGTTTCGAGGAAGTCGATGTCGTCGCGCGGGTCGTGATCCTCGGTCGGCTCGCCCTCGATGTCGGTCTTCCCCGAGAAGTCGACGACGTGGACCAGCACGTCGGTCTCGTTGAGATCCGTCAGGAACTGGTTACCCAGCCCCGCACCCTCGTGGGCGCCGGGGATCAGCCCGGCAACGTCGACGAGCTTGGTCGGGACGAAGCGGACGCCGTCGTCGCAGTAGCCGGTGTTTGGCGTACAGGTCTCGTCGAATTCGGGGGCCGCACACTCGACGCGCACGTAGGCCTCGCCGACGCTCGGGTCGATCGTCGTGAAGGGATAGGCGCCTTCTGGCACGTCGTTCATCGTCGCCGCGTTGAAGAAGGTCGACTTGCCCACGGAGGGCTTGCCGACGAGTCCGATCCGGTAACTCATTGCTTTCACTGGTTGGTCCCGGCGTATACGGATTTCTCTCCGTCGGCGCTTCGGTATGCCGTGACGGGGCAGAGAGCCGGGCGCTCAGAGCACCCGGCCGAGCGCCTCCATCGTCCGCTCGACGCGGTTCCGGCGGGCGTTGTGGCCCATGTGGCCGACGCGAAGCACGTCGTCTTCCAGATCGCCCAGCCCGGTCGACAGCACGAC containing:
- a CDS encoding amino acid ABC transporter ATP-binding protein, giving the protein MSLLRVDHVDKSYGEERVLRDVSFEMERQDVEVIVGPSGSGKSTMLRCVNRLTEIDDGEIYLDGEEIHDLDQNDLRRRVGMVFQDFNLFAHRTARGNITLGLEEVLGKSHEEATRVAEDYLERVGLADQADSYPAELSGGQQQRVGIARALAMEPELLLFDEPTSALDPELIGEVLDVMHDLAEEGMTMLCVTHEMDFARSVASTLTVLDDGQIVERGPPEQLFENPEHERTRAFLGDLTDVR
- a CDS encoding amino acid ABC transporter permease, with amino-acid sequence MTATEESSTAPEEARGSTVGELPGRRRLIVGGVGVAFWAWLLTRWAYHNSWVDRLFTAIGLPDLIRSEVPVRLREPWIPAGPFETAGAAVGEFAASLGPASFLIEWLAWLLNVAGFATTMAPQLAAGAFITAYLTILSMLFGLVIAVPLSVARIYGGFILRSLSLVYTELIRGTPLLAQLFLLYFGLGLANDISEIGIVGNGAVPRAAIFVAIIGFTINSSAYQSEYIRSALQSVDDGQMTAARSVGLSKLQSIRHVILPQGLRFAIPGWTNEFVYLIKYSSLAAFITVPELFRRAQDIGSDTFRFTDAYVIVAVFYLALVLTTALAMNKVESVVAVPGVGQSTDRE
- a CDS encoding class I SAM-dependent methyltransferase, translated to MDPSDNRRFWAERSGEYSPDYYAHRGPDETSEAIRAALDGVVAPSDPILELGCSAGRHLAHLHDHGFESLHGLDINEDAFDVMAETYPDLADAGTFHVGAIEEVVEEFDTDQFAAVFSVETLQHVHPDATDAFAEVARIASDRILTVENEGDHREGDPDVNYVREELPLYYRDWDSVFGDLGFEQISAEPTKRDTLRTFRPRER
- the hpt gene encoding hypoxanthine/guanine phosphoribosyltransferase is translated as MERLQQSLHEAPIVDKGDYEYLVHPISNGVPMLDPELLREVVVGVMQAADLEGVDKIVAPEAMGIHIATALSLQTDIPLVVIRKRKYGLDGEVALHQTTGYSESEMYINDVEEGDRVLIVDDLLSTGGTLAAVTGALDDIGAEIADIVVVIRKVGGSALDDTDYEATSLVDITVEDGEVTIH
- a CDS encoding uracil-xanthine permease family protein; the protein is MATETDGEIELEYELDERPPLPKSILLGLQHVAVMIVPATAVAYIVGGAVGGVDVAYIVQMVLLFSGLATVVQAYTAGPVGAKLPIVMGTSFTFVGAATTIGVDYGLGAVLGAILVTGFTVEGLIGWQFKRIKPFFPPLVTGLVVVIIGLYLIPVAIDYAAGGVGASDYGAPYNLGLAALVLGVALVLNLFADGVARLLSILAGITVGYGTAVALGYVDFSAVSAAAWVALPQPGKFSLSFEPVPIVTFAFLFLVSAMETVGDMSSVTAAEGRNPTDDEFRGGLFTDGLLSSLGSMFGAFPVTSFSQNAGIINFTGVMSRHVVGIAGGMLVVLGLSPKVGAAVTTIPQAVFGGAVLLMAGMVAASGFRLIMLHTDLDRRNMVIVAASLGLGLGVTTRPEALAELPGAAETFFSEPVIMTALTALVLNTIVPGENSPLFDADSEDQSAGTPTVETPTDD
- a CDS encoding type IV pilin is translated as MREVIRLRAAGRKRALSPVIGVGLLIAIVVTLAAVTMFMVGGLTDQSGPAPQATLDLQTEGDGPAHVIVHQGGDTLGERDGRLVVRGVANPEALATVELSADDSVSVYPVDENVAIVWFAEDGDESHVLASFDADPVPASPDEGCAWVESRAGGDLTIDGITVACDVETSGTITVKQGGTVLGDIDGGDIDFDNANIYGSVDASKGVDVSNTSVDGSIDADGDVDIDAGSTVSAAVSGANVDLSKATVEGALVADNQIAASNGVVEDDIAASGNVDLDSSTVGGHAFVGSDFDCSNSTVDGDQCADYSPRNYDEY
- a CDS encoding translation initiation factor eIF-1A, whose protein sequence is MSEESGRRNLRMPNDDELFAVVTEHNGGNHVRVRCEDGKERMGRIPGRMKYRTWIEQDDIVVVEPWDWQDEKANIEWRYTSQDADQLRREGHID
- a CDS encoding TMEM175 family protein yields the protein MAATDETDRLVALSDGVFAIAITLLVLDIPLPEAGGGGSAELLGSFVREQGIDVFAYVLSFLVIGLYWVLHRNTFVHIRRHDRRLLWLNLLFLLAVSFLPYPTSVLTAFPNEFGVIFYAASQTVAGATLVAVWVYASRQELFAEGIRSHAVRVRVARFAVSPLVFVISIPIGLFDPRLGILCWLALLPLNGYLQSRFVWNDD
- a CDS encoding redox-regulated ATPase YchF — encoded protein: MSYRIGLVGKPSVGKSTFFNAATMNDVPEGAYPFTTIDPSVGEAYVRVECAAPEFDETCTPNTGYCDDGVRFVPTKLVDVAGLIPGAHEGAGLGNQFLTDLNETDVLVHVVDFSGKTDIEGEPTEDHDPRDDIDFLETELDQWYLDVLDKGIERYRSGHVTEDDDIEEELAEQMSAFRIIEDEIKRLIRRTDVGFDPDAWDDEDKIDLAREIRKETKPLVIAANKMDMPEAQDNWDEITDDPEYDHLTFVPASAHAEKALKSADEGGVVDYRPGDGEFEIVGDISEEQEAGLEQIREFVDEYGSTGVQDALEAALFDVLGVTPVFPGGANGLGNERGEVLPDCYLLPPNSTAEDFAYSLHSDIGEGFLHAIDCRSNRQRGAGYELDDRDVLEVVTTN